AGAAATTATAAAGCAAATTGAACGTGCAAAGACAATGGATCCAGATAATCTTCGCATGTCAGCTCTCTACTTGGTTGCTTTGGCAGCGGTTGGCCAGAAGACAGAAGAGACTACGAGAGAGGCCGAAAAACTAGTCCAACAGATAAAACCCAATCAAGATGGCCTTGGAGATCTTCTCCATTTCTTCCGCGTATATGATTCATCGGATAGAGGTTTACAATTAGCAGAAGAGGTAGTGAGGAAATACCCGTCTGAAAAAGGAACCAAAAAGCAGCTGGCTCATTGTTATAGAAGGAAAATTTTGGAATCACGGGGGAACATAGATCAGGAATTGATGAGGAAAGCCCTTGACATTTATGAAGAGGTCATCAGCCTTTACCCATACAGAGAGGAGTTTAAAATGAATATTGCAGGATTATACGCTCAATCAGGCGACATCGAGAAAGCAGATCAGATATATGAGGATCTTCTCAGTAAGAGGGATGCCCTCGAACCTAAGTGTCTACAGCTGTTATACTCCAGATATGCAAAACACCTTAATCGGTTTAAAAAATTGCCTTTGGAATCCAGTGATTACCACAAAAAGATTGTAGAAATCCAAGTTCATTCTTGGGAGAAGCAGGACAGCATCAGAATTCTCCAGTCAATTAGTCGTTGCCAACCGAGATTTGATGATATCCCAGTCTTTCTATCACAGCATGGACTGAACTGATTTTGCGCTGTATGTCTTAGTCATATAGACAGCTGTAGTGATTGTAGTGATTGAAGGTTGTGATTGAAGGTTGTAGAAATCCAAGTTCATTTTTGAGAGAGGCAGGACAGCATTACAATTCTCTGGAAAATTGATAGGAATATTAGCCATCCAAAACCTGAAGAAATCCAAGACTTTTTGTTCAAGCATCTGAGCTGATCATGTGTACAGTAGTTTGTCTACTCATATGATGCAGTATTCAGATACATCCCAaattttaataaataaatgtacaatcaagaaattaTGCAAACTCGCAGACCGAAAATGCCGCTATATACATTCTTTGCAGTCAGATAATGGGGAAAAATTGAGTTAATTAAAAAATTGATGTGTAAACTTTGGAAGATCCTGTAATGACCACTGTAAACTGTATCCAGTGTTGTAGTCTGTATATTAGTACtcactagcctgggtgccattccgaacttagtcccgccccacgggaagttcggtctggcattgctccattgtggggcaagtatgctcgccctaaatcaggcggaccaatcaaatcaggctttacgatgatggacaggtgagcaacagcgcttggtctatcacgtcatctgagcacgcttagattaggcttatgtttgaaacaaaaacgctgtggctagaaggatacatggcttttaagaccatatggaaaattcatattatttaatgagtttgtatcactgaaaacgattatttctgaaaactttggccaaagttgagatgtgcgaaaactggtggtttcactttcatcaagggaaaacagcgctgttgcattgtgacatgttccctcgttcgtttgaaatctctgattgaccacctgttcgagggatttgcgacagcctttcccagctgtttaacatgtttgtagcatatcactgttcaacagaattattttaaaaacggaggggatataggagcagaaagaaggatggttcgtgtgttttcttcctacacctcacggtaagctattttgttgctctgattggttaggtctatccaattgagtgcagaggcattccccccctgtatcggttgaagcacgccccataattacgtcccaatggagcagtatcagactcatattctgactagaatttgagtatgacaacgtcaggctaagTACTCACTGTAATATTGAATCTTTCAGCATCACAGCTCTTTGGCTGGTGCCAGCAGAAAGGCCCAGAGGCCTAATGTCTTCCCAGCACAGcccttccccaccccacctccactcATAGTGGGGAGTTCCTTCAGCATGCCTTtggaacacaaaaacacaaaaatcacATAGTGCATGACAAGCTAGGAAAGTCACCACCAGAAAAGCTAAAGAAAAAGTCTGTTTTCAGCCATAGAAATGGCAgtgttgtgttttgatttttcattaattatattattgattaaaTGCaaattaacaaaaaataaaattatgttgaaaaaggacattgttttttttttacacatacaGATGATGACTGATTATCCCATAGAAGTTATTATTGTataatttgtttttaaaataagtATAGTTATTTGGCTTTtggaacacagaaacacaaagagcataggcaaagatccttgattactccgCTGTAACCCTCTCTGGCATAGGCTACATGGAACACCTGCCTCGTGCATCAAACAGGCGAATTCGAAttgataagcgtcagggaggatggataGTAGAAAGATgccatgagggactgaaaaggccaggtaaaaaagacgaaaagtattggagggaaatgccaaatgtgccatgctaccaattttttttgaagaggacagacataagtggcaactggtaaagagagatagccatgaTTATAACGGCGTAATTGGGCTAATAACCTACTGGACGTTATAGCGTTGTCAATCTATTCGCAAGTAACAtattaaatgaattaaaatattagcattttggtatcatccaatatggctattcatagactttgcaaatattgataacaaaactcaagcttgatctgtgtatgcagtagcctataggcctaaaaacaaaagtagcctgagaagcagatcagccagtcccccgctgaaaatgatgagcccgaaattaactATGACTGTAGggacaagtagaaaggataatagagttaaccatatgaattaaagttattttatggaagaaagaacagtaggctatgacagcagtaggctacataatcAACCTATATGGGtcgtttgctcagaagtggatgtagtaaaggagcaaatcaccgaacaacaacatgatagctgacccatgcagaaaaaacatgtaaacaatacagtagttcaatatgcctcttagtggaattgtgggatacatttcaaatgctttatttcttccttcctgtttttgttaacttatcaacctatccttgtggaatagtggaatattagcctataataaaaactacaggatagtaagagctgaaatgttgcctttatccaatttccaccaccactaaaaaagtgggtcttgggcctgaaactcccgggctgaaaagtggccccactccggccctggttGCCCAGGTAATACTTTTTTTCCCGTGATTGCCCACTTGACTGCAAGGAGTTTGAGTTTCATGGCACTATAATTTGACATGTTCCTCTCACTTGGCCACAAGCCCCGGCTAGAAAAAGCTATTGGTCACCGTAACCCATCCTTCTCCTGTCACAGTACTGCCCCCAATCCTGCATGGCTTGCGTCGCATCCGTCTCTAAGATAAAGGGACGACTGAAATCGGCATAACCTACTGTAGGGCTGGCGCTTGAACAAGCCGTTCGTTTAAGGCTCTGAATCCAGAAAACGTTCTAAAGGCAAACCTGAACCTGACTACATTCAATGTTATCTATCCAATATTCAGATGTCTCTTTTTTTGTacttgaaatgtatgcaaattagtgcataATTAATGAGATATTGTTAAATTAGGCTACATccaaaaacatatattttcagaaaacttgtaatgcaaaaaaatattgtctCTACATAAATAATCATCTAGTAAGAATATCAAGGAGTTAcatttttaccctattcactcGTTGCCTACAGAGGCCAGTTTTAGGCCAcacatgctaattagcaggtttaaaacaaaacaaaaaaacagctaAATATGATATTCAAAATTAGGCAAAATACCCTTTTTACCAGTGTTTTCTCACATTTGACGCCCAAGTGATATTAGTCCCAGTCTTACTTATGCATTATATAAATGATGATGTCATCTAAGTGTGAAAATGGatcgtgaaaatttgaagacaaaaaaattcTTGTTCCTTAGACTTGTTCCTAGACACCGTACTATTGCACGCGCATAGGCTTAGGCCTATGCAATACACATAACAAACAAGGCATAGCCTACCTTTCAGCTATGGGTCGTAGCATTTGGCTGAATTCCGTTGatatgaagtaggctagtctgACAATTAAGAGAGAAATAGTCCCTATTCAGCACGTCTACAATTCTGTGAGACAAGTTATTTCGCTTACCGGCTAGGTGTCGAAGATGAGGCCCAGCCCCACATTTTTGCCTGATGTGACCACAATCTACAAAAGATAAATCACAAGAAACCAACAGTGTGACCTTGGAGCAAGACCCACACATTCTGGTTGAGTTTTTCCAACTCTATGTCCACGTAGCCTAGCCTTTTCTCAGATGATTTTTTGAAAATAGGCTGATGACATTCAAGCTATTAATTGGAGACTTCACAATTAATATCATGGAAGCTATGTCACTGTCGCAGACCCAGACAAAGAGCAACTATTATAGGCCAAAGGTGCAAtgaaatggcgtcatctggtggtcatacaaTACACTCaataataaattgatagaattgtaggtgactgctcatttttctgtagaaagtactttgtcactaactattattaacagttgtcagtctttacagatgatttacactgttttttttttattattactgtaaaggcgactgtgcttgcctagttaaaacatctcactggtgctctttcctatcattcaaattccGGCCATGCAAAAcaatggaagagtgtgcatcaggttctagaatctttggtgtgcatgtttgaggagtgctgaagagtgctatggagattgcattatttgcgaaaaaaaaatagacaatatatcctttatagtgcaataaaaagaaatattttccagtgcatcattactgcatagCAGATTTCTGGTGGCACCATGCATTATTTTGGAGTTGAGAAAGGCATTAGGCATATATTACACCAGACAGACCCTCTCCCAAAGGCCATTCATTAACAAGTAAATATTGATGGACTACCTTTGTTCAAAAGCAGCAATTAGCACTAGCATTCGTATTAACATTAATGTGACATTTCCTGCTTGTTCtgtcgtcaactccatgctttgaggaaaacaatctttttatcatagttccctcttcagtgagcgattaccagcttgtttttgtaacagagatggcTGTTTATTGTTCCTAGGTTtggaaacacctattcatattaatacgtatggAAATCAAGTTAAACGCCGACCACTGTTTGtctattacatggcccagaatgtcttccatgtctttataacaaaaaaacagtaaaacCTAATTTCCCGTAAACATAtcaatttgcatacttgtaacatttttaataatactctcccatcatgacatttaacaataatgaacatTTAGATTTGAACACcataaatgtgaaaataactgtactatATAGCTAtatagctaatgttctccttgcCACTTCAGTTCATAAGTCCATAAACACCCATGGAAGAGCAATGAAATGATGAGTGTGGCAAGGCTGGAGAGAGACgctgtgtaggctacactagaAAGGCATTGTGGCAGAATTACAACAGCGAAGGTGAAGGATGACAGATACCAAATACACGGGatggtttgccaaatgatgtAAACTTTTGGAAAGTTTTCCCTTTTAGCTTGTGCACCCTcgcattggagtcccgagttcatatacaaaatttggtatcgataagtgacagtgttcctgagatatggacgacttcctgtttcggagcttcggcACCGATTtcatttggctgtgacgggcaaacgcttccgaaaatcaaaaattcttctggtaacttttgtgaggcttggtccaaggatcatgtacgtcaagttttgtggcgttcggaccaaatttgtgacctgtgaaaatttagtttcgctttctgttcaatccaatatggcggacgaatgacacgcccacttgACGTCATCTTCGTGAGTAATTTACACCGGTGCTGACTGGATGTTTTAAAGTGGGAACGGTGTCTATCTCAAAGGGCCCAGGCGCTAGAGCTGGccaaaaattagggagacgggaataaGACAATTTAAGAAGAACAGTAAGTGCGCTGCTTTCAGCAAGCACACGTAATAagaaacttaagaagaacaataagtgtgctgctttcagcaagcacacttaataacagTCATGCAAAACGAAGGCATCACAGTCTGTGACCCCTCATCTCAGATATCAGGTCAAGATCCCTTTGAAATTGTCCTGCAGCAGTTCAAATCGTTGTCTTCTTCTTctgacttcttcttcttcttctgactTCTTCTGACTTCCGACCTATCGCCTATCCCCGACGTTTGGACTTTAGTTTGTTCCACCATTTGCTCCAGTAACAGAAGTCGCTGCTAAACTACTGGCTGGATATTCTCACGGCTGCTCTTTCCCCCGGTGTGCTCATCAATTCCAGCTTAGCAACATCACAGAGTGTTGCGCTGTCCGGGCTCCCTACATCTGACGTTAGCTGTTGCATGGATCTGTATGGTATCCTGATGTGGTGACGGCCTTGCTGTTTTGTTTCGGTTTGGGGTTTGCTGTGTGGAGCGCCTTCCGCTTCTCTCTGTGGCCTTCCATCGCTGCGTCTCTGATGCATGATTACTAGCTAACCTGGTGGTGGCTATCTGCTTGGGCCTGTTTAGTGCGGACGTGCGTGTTTGttgcatgagtgtgcatgtgtgggagtTTGGTTTGCTTGCTGCTCTATTGATGCTCTGTGCTTTtctctgtattttgttttgtcttatttgtactcatttgtttttgtttgttttctactGCATGTACTGTCAAGTGGGCTTTCCCTGTGTATATTGCTTGTCTCTCCTGCTGGGGGCTGCATTGGGCGCATGTTGGAGGGTGTATTCTCCTCTGGTGGTGTCCATCCCttattgtgtgtgctgtgttaatTAGTTTAGATAAGTCAccttttcattttgatttgCAGTGTGGTTTGAATCACAGATTTCGCCTCAGAGGCTTTGACATCTGCCCTCTACGGTAAGTCCAATCTAGTGTCAACATTGATCCTGACGATCTAGCATTACATTGCTCTGGTATTGAAGTGCATGTACATTGATcctgttttaaataaataaattgtaatAGTTTTGTATTGTAATCTCACGTCTCTGCCTATTATTCAGACTACCAACTTGTGTGACCCTAGTGGTAAACAGGAAATTATCAGGTTAATTTAACGGGTAGGTTCCTGGGTAACAGGGTATTAGAACCTGGTGACTGTTTATATACAAGGTAGGCTACTGTCACATAAGCAAGAATAAAACAGGAAaaggcttgaaatatttcactttatgtaTAGGCTAATACACCTAGATTATATTAAATAAATTATGGGGGAAACTTATTTACCGGtacgtgatttttttttttctttttagatgcacctgtatGTCCTCCGCAACCCATCCATTTACGGCAGAAGAGAGATCAGACAGCATTGCAGCTAGTATTGTTTCACGATTtcatttggctgtgacgggcaaacgcttccgaaaatcaaaaattcttctggtaacttttgtgaggcttggtccaaggatcatgtacgtcaagttttgtggcgttcggaccaaatttgtgacctgtgaaaatttagtttcgctttctgttcaatccaatatggcggacgaatgacacgcccacttgACGTCATCTTCGTGAGTAATTTACACCGGTGCTGACTGGATGTTTTAAAGTGGGAACGGTGTCTATCTCAAAGGGCCCAGGCGCTAGAGCTGGccaaaaattagggagacgggaataaGACAATTTAAGAAGAACAGTAAGTGCGCTGCTTTCAGCAAGCACACGTAATAagaaacttaagaagaacaataagtgtgctgctttcagcaagcacacttaataacagTCATGCAAAACGAAGGCATCACAGTCTGTGACCCCTCATCTCAGATATCAGGTCAAGATCCCTTTGAAATTGTCCTGCAGCAGTTCAAATCGTTGTCTTCTTCTTctgacttcttcttcttcttctgactTCTTCTGACTTCCGACCTATCGCCTATCCCCGACGTTTGGACTTTAGTTTGTTCCACCATTTGCTCCAGTAACAGAAGTCGCTGCTAAACTACTGGCTGGATATTCTCACGGCTGCTCTTTCCCCCGGTGTGCTCATCAATTCCAGCTTAGCAACATCACAGAGTGTTGCGCTGTCCGGGCTCCCTACATCTGACGTTAGCTGTTGCATGGATCTGTATGGTATCCTGATGTGGTGACGGCCTTGCTGTTTTGTTTCGGTTTGGGGTTTGCTGTGTGGAGCGCCTTCCGCTTCTCTCTGTGGCCTTCCATCGCTGCGTCTCTGATGCATGATTACTAGCTAACCTGGTGGTGGCTATCTGCTTGGGCCTGTTTAGTGCGGACGTGCGTGTTTGttgcatgagtgtgcatgtgtgggagtTTGGTTTGCTTGCTGCTCTATTGATGCTCTGTGCTTTtctctgtattttgttttgtcttatttgtactcatttgtttttgtttgttttctactGCATGTACTGTCAAGTGGGCTTTCCCTGTGTATATTGCTTGTCTCTCCTGCTGGGGGCTGCATTGGGCGCATGTTGGAGGGTGTATTCTCCTCTGGTGGTGTCCATCCCttattgtgtgtgctgtgttaatTAGTTTAGATAAGTCAccttttcattttgatttgCAGTGTGGTTTGAATCACAGATTTCGCCTCAGAGGCTTTGACATCTGCCCTCTACGGTAAGTCCAATCTAGTGTCAACATTGATCCTGACGATCTAGCATTACATTGCTCTGGTATTGAAGTGCATGTACATTGATcctgttttaaataaataaattgtaatAGTTTTGTATTGTAATCTCACGTCTCTGCCTATTATTCAGACTACCAACTTGTGTGACCCTAGTGGTAAACAGGAAATTATCAGGTTAATTTAACGGGTAGGTTCCTGGGTAACAGGGTATTAGAACCTGGTGACTGTTTATATACAAGGTAGGCTACTGTCACATAAGCAAGAATAAAACAGGAAaaggcttgaaatatttcactttatgtaTAGGCTAATACACCTAGATTATATTAAATAAATTATGGGGGAAACTTATTTACCGGtacgtgatttttttttttctttttagatgcacctgtatGTCCTCCGCAACCCATCCATTTACGGCAGAAGAGAGATCAGACAGCATTGCAGCTAGTATTGTTTCATACCACATACAGGTAaaccgctacacacacacacagtacgcaaacacagaagcaaacacacacgcactctcttttacagtacatacacattgaatgagttggggatggagacaaattgacaaacatGATTTATTTATGCAAAGAGACACTGCAGGACTGAGCAAGGCCATATTGTATTGCTATGCAGTGCATGTAGTTTTCTTTATAGCTATATGTTTTGTTTAATGATTGCACTGTTGTGATGCTTTATGGTTTAATTTTAATCCCATTCAAATAAAAGTAATGTGTTTTGCCTGATCAGTTGTGTTTTCATAAAATATTGGTACACATTTTATAAATTCTGCATGCAAGTCAACTTATGAGCATTGatgagattgttgttgacttccggagaggtcacacccaacacctgccactgaccatcgacggtgctgtggtggagagagcgagcagcaccaaattcctgggggtgcacatcagtgaagacctctcctggaccaccaacactgcatcactggcgaagagagctcagcgccgcctgtacttcctgcggaaactcaggcgagcaagtgctccaccagccatcatgaccacattctaccgaggcaccattgagagcatcctctccagctgtatcgctgtgtggggcggaagctgcactgaatacaacaggaaagccctgcagcgcatagtgaacacagctggaaggattattggtgcttcactcccctccctgaaggacatttacaccacccacctcacccgcaaggcgaccaaaattgtgagtgatgcaagtcaccccgctcacaatctgtttgatctactgccctctgggaagaggtacagaagcctgcgctcccgcactaccagactcaccaacagcttcatacaccaagctgtaaggatgctgaactctctccctcctcagctacataacatcctggacattggacccaaaatggccgcctgcactactccacttgcacacttgtacactttacaacttggtgttgttgtcctgaaaacacaacacttctgctgctcttacataacttgcaccactatgccactttctttcttacttaggtcaaacagaactacccaagccttttattggcctgactttgcactagtattttattgactgtctatgcacaatttcaaccaaattttgctgctcttattttttcattattatatgtgccctcttatttacttatttacttacttttttgtttacttgaatgttatgtttgtctgtggaccataattggtaaaatatgtcttgtcttcaccgtgggatagtgaggaacgtaatttcgatctctttgtatgtctggaacatgtgaagaaattgacaataaagctgactttgactttgacagaaATGTACATTTCAGTGCTGTTGAAGACAAAAAAGGAACTTTAAGTCTTAGATCAAAAGAAAGTCTttaataaagcaattaagagtCTCTTACAGAGTGCCAGCTTGATCCAGAGTGCATTAGCCCATCTGTGCTGGTAAACAGCTTAATTATGCAagttaaataaaatgaaaactatTATTACATTTTTCAGAATTGGCTAATCTCCTGTCTCTCTTACAGCATATCTAAAGAAATGATATGTTTATCATTCAATGTTCAATTCTATATAGATTCATAAATCTACTTTCAAGTACATCTATTGAACCAATTTGTGTTCCCCCGAAGTGCTCTTCTTCATTTACTTCTTATAGTAAAACCATTTATCAACTGTAATGAGAAACATACAACGTCAGTTcaatcaacaaaaaaaaaaaaaaaaaaaaaaaaaaaaaaaaaacataagaaaAATGTGCTTTATATCCACAGTAAATTTACCTGAACATGGAATGGGTTCTTCTTTTCCACAGGGGCAATTCTGCAAGGGAGCAACACAAAACATAATAAGGTACTGATGGGTCAAATGCAGAGaaatccatctatctatccacccATCTTCTACCtttctacctacctacctacctgtCCCTTCATACAGGCAGATTACTGACC
This genomic stretch from Alosa sapidissima isolate fAloSap1 chromosome 16, fAloSap1.pri, whole genome shotgun sequence harbors:
- the LOC121685052 gene encoding interferon-induced protein with tetratricopeptide repeats 2-like yields the protein LQAEVVLKQREPEGRGPRLLVNQANLVWVHYHLGELPECHASLEEVTRLQEDFPAPPGCELHPEVYGEKGWTQVKFEYELKKQAVANFEMALRGDPDRKEWHVGLAMAKYKVYYGIGNEQLNEEIIKQIERAKTMDPDNLRMSALYLVALAAVGQKTEETTREAEKLVQQIKPNQDGLGDLLHFFRVYDSSDRGLQLAEEVVRKYPSEKGTKKQLAHCYRRKILESRGNIDQELMRKALDIYEEVISLYPYREEFKMNIAGLYAQSGDIEKADQIYEDLLSKRDALEPKCLQLLYSRYAKHLNRFKKLPLESSDYHKKIVEIQVHSWEKQDSIRILQSISRCQPRFDDIPVFLSQHGLN